The genomic DNA TCGACGAATGCGGCGATCCCCGGCCCCTGCAGCCCGATCGAGTTGAGCATCCCGGCGGGGGTCTCGGCCATCCGCGGGGTGCCCCGGCCCGAGCGCGGGTCGCGCATGACGGTCTTGGTCGTCACCGCCCCGAGATCGCCGACGTCGAAGAAGCGGTGCAGCTCGCGGCCGTTGGCCGCGCACCCCGACGCGGTGAGCACCGGATTGGGGATGGTCACGTCCACGCCCAGGTCGACCGCCATGTCGATGCCGCGCAGGATGTGCCGCACCGGCGGGCGCACCGGCGCCGGGGCCGGCGTCGCCCCCTCCGAGATCAGTTCGACCCGCGCATCGGTGCGTGCGTCCGCCCGCGGCGCCTCGCCCGCCGGTCCGTCGACGCCGCTGGCGTCGTGCGCGGTCGGCTCCCCCTCGGCGCGGTGGTCGTCGGGGTCGGCCGGACCCGCGTCCGCCGCGCCGGCCGCGGCGCTGCGCGCCGATGCTTCGGCGTGCGCGCGGCGGTCCTCCGCCTCCAGGTCATACACGTCGTCGTGGCGCGCCGCCCGGGCCTGCTCCGCGGGCGTGTCGCGGGGCTCGCGTGGGTCGTTCATCAGTGCCCTCCCGTGCTCGGCGCGCCGAGCGCATCCTCGGGCACCCGACACCAGCCGTCCTCGAACGCCTCCCAGCGCAGCCGGTCGCCCCGGAAAATCGGTCCCTCGACGCAGGAGCGCACCATGCGGGTCGTGCCGTCCTTGCCGGTCACCGGCATCACGCAGGTCATGCAGACCCCGACGCCGCAGGCCATCGACTCCTCCACCGCGACCTGCGCCACGGCCCCGTTCTCGCCGGCGATCTCGCTCACCGAGCGGAGCATCCCCATCGGCCCGCAGGCGTAGACCACCGCCGCCCCCGACTTGGCGATCACGTCGCCGAGGACGTCGGACACCCACCCCTTGACGCCGAGCGAGCCGTCATCGGTGGTGAGCACCACCTGGCCGCCGAGCTGCTGCGCACGCCGCACGCCGTACAGGCGATCACGCGTCGCCGCGCCCAACACGATCGAGCTGCGGCAGCCGCGTTCCCGCAGCGCGTCGCCGAGCCAGAACAGCGGCGCGCTGCCGTAGCCGCCGCCGACGAGCACGCAGGGCACGCCGGTCGTCGGCAGCGGGAACGGCCGCCCGAGCGGGCCGACCACGTCCAGCGTGGCGCCCACGGTCTGCTCGGTGATCCAGGTGGACCCCGGTCCGTGCGGGGCCACCACGAGCTCGATCCGTCCCGGTCCGGGGCCGATGGGCTTGGTGGCCGAGCTGATCGAGAACGCTCGACGCAGCAGCGCCCCGCTGACGGCGCCGCCGACCGCGAGCGCGACGAACTGCCCGGGCCGCGCGACCTCGGCGATCTCGGGGACCTCCAGGACGATCCGGTGGTACGCCCCCTCCCGCACGTTCTCGGCCACCCTGGCCTGCTGGGTGAACACCCCCGCCCGCCGGGCTCGCTCGATGGGGCTCATCTCCTCGCTCATCCGCTCGCAGCGCTCCTTGTCATCGAGGTCATCTGCTCCGGCCGCTCCGGCAGGGCCTGCTCCGCGCCGGCGGCCAGGTCGAGGCCCGCCGCGTGCTCCTGCAGCGACGCGACCCGCGCCGGCGCGGTGCGGATCGACTCGATGCCGTGCACGGCCGCGCCCAGCTGCTGGATCGTGGTGATGATCGGGCGGTCCATGCTCGTGGCCGCGGTCCGGATCGCGTACCCGTCCCGGCGGGCGTCGCCGCCCTCGGGCGTGTTGACGATCATGTCGATCTCCCCCGCCTCGATCATCTGCACGATCGTGGGCTCACCGTGCTCGCCCGGTCCCTCGCTGTGCTTGCGCACCACCGTGGCGGACACCCCGTTGCGGCGCAGCACGTCGGCCGTGCCGTGCGTCGACAGCAGCTCGAAGCCGAGGTCGGCCAGCCGCATCAGCGGGAAGATCATGGCGCGCTTGTCCCGGTTGGCGATGGACACGAAGATCCGGCCCTGGGTCGGCAACCCCCACAGCGCGCCCATCTGGGTCTTCGCGAACGCCGCCCCGAAGCTGGCGTCGATGCCCATGACCTCGCCGGTGGAGCGCATCTCCGGGCCCAGCACGGAGTCGACGGCGCGACCCTCGTGCGTGCGGAACCGCTTGAACGGCAGGATCGCCTCCTTGACGGAGACCGGCGCGTCGACCGGCATCGTGCCGCCGTCGCCGACCGCCGGCAGCAGGCCCTCGGCGCGCAGCTCCGCGATCGTCGCGCCGAGCATGACGCGGGCCGCGGCCTTGGCCAGAGGCACGCCGGTGGCCTTCGCCACGAACGGCACCGTCCGGCTGGCCCGGGGGTTGGCCTCCAGCACGTAGAGCACGTCTTGGGCCAGGGCGAACTGGACGTTCATCAGGCCCCGCACGGCGAGCGCGCGGGCCAGGGCGTGGCTGGACTCGCGCACCCGGCGCAGCTCGCGGGGCCCGAGCGTCACGGGCGGGAGCACGCACGCCGAGTCGCCAGAGTGGATCCCCGCCTCCTCGATGTGCTCCATGATCCCGCCGACGAACATCTCGGTGCCGTCGTAGAGCACGTCCACGTCGATCTCGACGGCGTCGTCGAGGAACCGGTCGATGAGCACCGGGTGCTCGGGGCTCGCGTCGGTGGCCCGCTCGACGTACTCGCGCAGCGTCGCCTCGTCGTACACGATCTGCATGCCCCGCCCGCCGAGCACGTAGCTCGGGCGCACGAGCACCGGATAGCCGATGTCGCGGGCGACCTCGGCGGCCTCGCCGTGGCTGTACGCCGTGCCGTGCCGCGGCGCCGGCAGCCCGCACTCGTCGAGGATCCGACCGAACTGGCCGCGGTCCTCGGCCCAGTCGATGGCCTCCGGCGACGTGCCGACGATCGGCAGCCCCTCGTCCTTGAGCGCCTTGGCCAGCCCCAACGGCGTCTGCCCGCCGAGCTGGACGATGACGCCCGCGATGGGGCCGGCCGCCTTCTCGGCCTCGTAGACCTCCAACACGTCCTCGAGGGTGAGCGGCTCGAAGTAGAGCCGGCTCGACGTGTCGTAGTCCGTGGAGACGGTCTCGGGGTTGCAGTTGACCATCACCGTGTCGTAGCCGGCCGCCCGCAGCGCGAAGCTGGCGTGCACGCAGCTGTAGTCGAACTCGATGCCCTGCCCGATGCGGTTCGGGCCGGAACCCAGGATGAGCACCGCCGGCCGCTCCCGCGGGGCGACCTCGGTCTCCTCGTCGTAGGTGGAGTAGTGGTACGGCGTGCGGGCCGCGAACTCGGCCGCGCAGGTGTCCACGGTCTTGAACACGGGCCGGATGTCGAGGGCCTGACGCACCCCGCGCACCACCGCCTCGCCGAGACCCACCAGCTCGCCGATCTGGGCGTCGGAGAACCCGTGCCGCTTCGCCAGCCGCAGTGTCTCGGGCTCCAGGTGGGTCAGGGTGCGACCGGAGCCGCGGACCTGGTCGGCGATGTCGTTGAGCAGGGCGATCTGGTCGAGGAACCACGGGTCGATGCCGGTGGCCTCGAAGACCTCCGCCACGGTGCACCCGCCGCGCAGCGCCTGCTGCACCTGCACGATCCGCCCGTCCGTGGGGGTGCTTGCGGCGGCAAGCAGCGCGGCCGCCTCCTGCGCGGTGGGCCGCGGGCCGCGCCAGTGGAAGCCGGCGCCCTTGCGCTCGGAGGACCGCAGCGCCTTCTGCAGCGCCTCGGTGAAGTTGCGCCCGATGGCCATCGCCTCGCCGACCGACTTCATCGTGGTGGTCAGCGTGGGGTCCGCGGCGGGGAACTTCTCGAACGCGAACCGCGGCACCTTGACCACGACGTAGTCGAGCGTGGGCTCGAAGCTCGCCGGGGTCTTCTCGGTGATGTCGTTGGGGACCTCGTCGAGGGTGTAGCCGATGGCCATCCGCGCCGCGATCTTCGCGATCGGGAAGCCGGTGGCCTTGGACGCCAGCGCCGAGGAGCGGGACACCCGCGGGTTCATCTCGATGACGATGATCCGGCCGGTCGCCGGGTCCACCGCGAACTGGATGTTGCAGCCGCCGGTGTCGACGCCCACCTCGCGGATCACGGCGATGCCGATGTCGCGCAGCTTCTGGTATTCGCGGTCGGTCAGGGTCAGCGCCGGCGCCACCGTGATCGAGTCGCCGGTGTGCACGCCGCACGGGTCGAGGTTCTCGATCGAGCAGACGACCACGACGTTGTCGGCGTGGTCGCGCATGACCTCCAGCTCGTACTCCTTCCAGCCGAGGATCGACTCCTCCAGGAGCACCTCGGTCACCGGGGAGTCGTGCAACCCGGCCCCGGCGATCCGGGCCAGGTCCTCGGGGGTATGCGCGAAGCCGGAGCCGAGCCCGCCCATCGTGAAGCTGGGCCGGACCACCAGCGGATAGCCCAGGTCCTCCGCCGCCGCCCACACCTCCTCCATCGAGTGGCAGATGTGGCTGCGACAGGACTCCGCCCCGCACCGCTCCACCACGCCCTTGAACGCCTCGCGGTCCTCGCCCAGCCGGATCGCCTCGACGTTGGCGCCGATCAGCGGGCAGCCGTAGCGCTCCAGCACGCCGTTCTCGTGCAGCGCCATCGCGGCATTGAGCGCGGTCTGCCCGCCCAGGGTCGCGAGCACGGCGTCGGGGCGCTCCTTGGCGATGATCGTCTCGAGGATCGCCGGGGTGATCGGCTCGACGTACGTCGCGTCGGCCACCTCCGGGTCCGTCATGATCGTCGCCGGGTTGGAGTTGACGAGGATGACCCGCAGCCCCTCGGCGCGCAGCACGCGGCAGGCCTGCGTGCCCGAGTAGTCGAACTCCGCCGCCTGGCCGATGACGATCGGCCCCGACCCGATCACGAGCACGCTGTGAATGTCGTCGCGCTTCGGCATCAGGCCGCACCCTCCCGGTGGGTCGCGTCGGTCGGGTCCAGCATGAGGTCGAGGAAGCGGTCGAACAGGTACGCCGAGTCGTGCGGGCCGGCCGCGGCCTCGGGGTGGTACTGCACCGAGAAGGCCGGGATGTCCAGGCACCGCAGGCCCTCGACGACCTGGTCGTTAAGGCAGACGTGGGAGACCTCCACGCGACCGTACGCCGTACCGTCCGCGGCGTCGCTCGGCGCCGGCACCGGCCCGTCCAGGGGGGCGTCCACCGCGAACCCGTGGTTCTGCGCGGTGATCTCGACGCGTCCCGTCGCCCGGTCCAGCACCGGCTGGTTGATCCCGCGGTGCCCGAACGCGAGCTTGTACGTCCCGAACCCGAGCGCCCGACCGAAGAGCTGGTTGCCGAAGCAGATGCCGAAGTAGGGGGTCCGGTCCGCGAGGATCCGGCGCAGCAGCCCGACCTGCTCATCCGCGGTCGCCGGGTCGCCGGGCCCGTTGGAGCAGAACACGCCGTCCGGGCCGCCGCCGCGCGCCAGAGCGCCAGGGGTGACGCCGTGGATCGCGCGGACCTGCTCGTACGTCGTGCCGGCCGGCAGCACGTGGACCTCGATCCCCCGCTCCGCCATCCGGTGCGGGGTCATCGACTTGATGCCGAGGTCGAGGGCCGCGACCACCGCGCGGCGCTCGCCGTGCGCGGCCACGACGTACGTCTCGTCGGTGCTGACCTCCTCGGCGAGCCGCGCCCCCGACATCAGCGGCGCCGCCAGCACGGCGGCCAGCAGCTCCCGATCGGGCGCCTGCGCGGCCGCGCCGGAGAAGATCCCAGCGCGCATCGCCCCCGCCTCCCGGATGTGCCGCGTGATCGCCCGCGTGTCGACGTCGCACAGCCCGACCACGCCGGCGCCGCGCAGCTCGTCCTCCAGGCTGCGCCGCGACCGCCAGTTGCTGGGCCGCAGCGCGGGATCGCGCACGACATAGCCGGCGACCCAGATCCGGCGGCTCTCCGGGTCCTCGTCGTTCATCCCGGTGTTGCCGACGTGCGGCGCGGTCATGACCACGATCTGCCGGTGATAGCTGGGGTCGGTCAGCGTCTCCTGGTAGCCGGTCATGCCGGTGGAGAAGACGATCTCGCCCGTCGTCGTGCCCTCGGCGCCGAAAGCACGACCCCGAAAGACCCGGCCGTCCTCGAGGACGAGGACGGCCCGGCCTCGCTGTGGTGCCGTCGAGCTCACTGGAGACGCCCGTCCAGCAGGGTCGGGACGCCGCGCAGCAACGTCGTGACGACCCGGCCGTGCAGTTCGCGCCCGTGATACGGGTTGTTCCGCGACTTGCTCAGGCTGGCGT from Austwickia sp. includes the following:
- the carA gene encoding glutamine-hydrolyzing carbamoyl-phosphate synthase small subunit, with the translated sequence MSSTAPQRGRAVLVLEDGRVFRGRAFGAEGTTTGEIVFSTGMTGYQETLTDPSYHRQIVVMTAPHVGNTGMNDEDPESRRIWVAGYVVRDPALRPSNWRSRRSLEDELRGAGVVGLCDVDTRAITRHIREAGAMRAGIFSGAAAQAPDRELLAAVLAAPLMSGARLAEEVSTDETYVVAAHGERRAVVAALDLGIKSMTPHRMAERGIEVHVLPAGTTYEQVRAIHGVTPGALARGGGPDGVFCSNGPGDPATADEQVGLLRRILADRTPYFGICFGNQLFGRALGFGTYKLAFGHRGINQPVLDRATGRVEITAQNHGFAVDAPLDGPVPAPSDAADGTAYGRVEVSHVCLNDQVVEGLRCLDIPAFSVQYHPEAAAGPHDSAYLFDRFLDLMLDPTDATHREGAA
- a CDS encoding dihydroorotate dehydrogenase electron transfer subunit; protein product: MSPIERARRAGVFTQQARVAENVREGAYHRIVLEVPEIAEVARPGQFVALAVGGAVSGALLRRAFSISSATKPIGPGPGRIELVVAPHGPGSTWITEQTVGATLDVVGPLGRPFPLPTTGVPCVLVGGGYGSAPLFWLGDALRERGCRSSIVLGAATRDRLYGVRRAQQLGGQVVLTTDDGSLGVKGWVSDVLGDVIAKSGAAVVYACGPMGMLRSVSEIAGENGAVAQVAVEESMACGVGVCMTCVMPVTGKDGTTRMVRSCVEGPIFRGDRLRWEAFEDGWCRVPEDALGAPSTGGH
- the carB gene encoding carbamoyl-phosphate synthase large subunit is translated as MPKRDDIHSVLVIGSGPIVIGQAAEFDYSGTQACRVLRAEGLRVILVNSNPATIMTDPEVADATYVEPITPAILETIIAKERPDAVLATLGGQTALNAAMALHENGVLERYGCPLIGANVEAIRLGEDREAFKGVVERCGAESCRSHICHSMEEVWAAAEDLGYPLVVRPSFTMGGLGSGFAHTPEDLARIAGAGLHDSPVTEVLLEESILGWKEYELEVMRDHADNVVVVCSIENLDPCGVHTGDSITVAPALTLTDREYQKLRDIGIAVIREVGVDTGGCNIQFAVDPATGRIIVIEMNPRVSRSSALASKATGFPIAKIAARMAIGYTLDEVPNDITEKTPASFEPTLDYVVVKVPRFAFEKFPAADPTLTTTMKSVGEAMAIGRNFTEALQKALRSSERKGAGFHWRGPRPTAQEAAALLAAASTPTDGRIVQVQQALRGGCTVAEVFEATGIDPWFLDQIALLNDIADQVRGSGRTLTHLEPETLRLAKRHGFSDAQIGELVGLGEAVVRGVRQALDIRPVFKTVDTCAAEFAARTPYHYSTYDEETEVAPRERPAVLILGSGPNRIGQGIEFDYSCVHASFALRAAGYDTVMVNCNPETVSTDYDTSSRLYFEPLTLEDVLEVYEAEKAAGPIAGVIVQLGGQTPLGLAKALKDEGLPIVGTSPEAIDWAEDRGQFGRILDECGLPAPRHGTAYSHGEAAEVARDIGYPVLVRPSYVLGGRGMQIVYDEATLREYVERATDASPEHPVLIDRFLDDAVEIDVDVLYDGTEMFVGGIMEHIEEAGIHSGDSACVLPPVTLGPRELRRVRESSHALARALAVRGLMNVQFALAQDVLYVLEANPRASRTVPFVAKATGVPLAKAAARVMLGATIAELRAEGLLPAVGDGGTMPVDAPVSVKEAILPFKRFRTHEGRAVDSVLGPEMRSTGEVMGIDASFGAAFAKTQMGALWGLPTQGRIFVSIANRDKRAMIFPLMRLADLGFELLSTHGTADVLRRNGVSATVVRKHSEGPGEHGEPTIVQMIEAGEIDMIVNTPEGGDARRDGYAIRTAATSMDRPIITTIQQLGAAVHGIESIRTAPARVASLQEHAAGLDLAAGAEQALPERPEQMTSMTRSAASG